Proteins encoded by one window of Anaerosalibacter sp. Marseille-P3206:
- a CDS encoding S-layer homology domain-containing protein produces MTNKFMHKKQTALLLALIMVLALFAPLAEQVVLAEGTYSAPELKVSNDRISLTEKREIEITVNLGHKANLKDLKWTLGDKAFSEWKKWDKEKKDFAGAPWISFGKAPYIDDKGLVKATIKTDLPFDTDDLNPRPYPRWAYMDLLGNVDLKVTDTKTNKSVAREIKINSFDSFHTYDEIKPALDEIIETAKPKKDRYFEHQVIGKSVEGRDMHFMIIAKNKKAVDNYLNNTKLIALTNPKKFITAIDNNTMGEYQVPIFVNNVHPDETPGIDAQISLMERLAKEDEITFKTDEKKEVTLKVSDILDDVIIVFNLTQNPDGRYHNLRHNANGFDLNRDNGYQVQQETKALTGQIAKWNPLVFLDLHGFIKEFLIEPCTPPHEPNFEYDMLMGGVMNPETKDVDGKPGAIEHARAMGNAGVANSKYEGFIMPMFDYEFGWDDGALGYTGVFSQIHGAMGHTVEMPDLNQHSNDAVVHAILGSINYVMNNKDALYKNQLEINRRSVENEDNRAVDTWHIDETGKQIGRPRGENENFFPEYYILPLDKNLQKNPLEVYHMVEYLMRNGVIVEKTTEEVEFDGAKYPKGSIIVSMSQAKRGIANSALYDGSDESRWAGMYAELVSNFPAMRGFDKVEVREKGLFDGKTEVVKEVTIPTTKFNGSEERIIIRNTNNDAIKAVNALLKDGKKVSMITESGKNYEMGDFVVSKTDLNNVKNDYYLDVIGLEDSVKTNEIKAPKIKLTPSGSNYSSTTDHTRFVLKELGFEIVEDNTANVIVDSSGNADKKDIEAGKSYVGIGVGGLYFAKENNILPGFDYKTTDYYHEGLIKGHYAQDSVISAPYDEDDFMYTASGSFITKAPKTAKVLGTISDKDDFYVAGWWPGHDEAKGQIYAITDKVGRSGITLFAGDVTNKAHTQHLFRMLANALYTTQPEDIKDIKGHWAEANIKNLVQDSAIGGYKDGTFKPNNKITRAEFVTILVKAFDLEAEDGKGKVFKDTKEHWASEYIRIANANGIVDGYSDTKFGPNDNITREQMAVMIAKAAKLEEAKEDVKFKDADEISSWAETAVKVAKEAGIINGYENNTFRPKNNATRAEAVTIIVNTIQ; encoded by the coding sequence ATGACTAACAAGTTTATGCATAAAAAACAAACAGCTTTATTATTAGCTTTAATAATGGTACTTGCATTATTTGCACCATTAGCTGAGCAAGTAGTATTGGCAGAAGGTACATACTCTGCTCCTGAATTGAAAGTAAGTAATGATCGTATATCTCTAACAGAAAAAAGAGAAATAGAAATAACAGTTAACCTAGGACATAAAGCAAATCTAAAAGATTTGAAATGGACACTAGGTGATAAAGCTTTTAGTGAATGGAAAAAATGGGACAAAGAGAAAAAAGATTTCGCAGGAGCACCTTGGATATCATTTGGAAAAGCACCTTATATAGATGATAAGGGATTGGTAAAAGCTACAATAAAAACTGATTTACCATTTGATACAGATGATTTAAATCCAAGACCATATCCACGTTGGGCATATATGGATTTATTAGGCAATGTGGATTTAAAAGTAACAGATACAAAGACAAATAAATCAGTAGCTAGAGAAATAAAAATAAATTCATTTGATTCTTTCCACACTTATGATGAAATAAAACCTGCACTAGATGAAATAATTGAAACTGCAAAACCTAAGAAAGATAGATATTTTGAACATCAAGTAATAGGTAAGAGTGTTGAAGGAAGAGATATGCATTTTATGATAATTGCCAAAAATAAAAAAGCTGTAGACAACTATTTAAATAACACAAAATTAATAGCATTAACTAACCCTAAGAAATTTATTACTGCAATTGACAATAATACTATGGGTGAATATCAAGTTCCAATTTTCGTAAATAATGTTCATCCAGACGAAACTCCTGGAATAGACGCTCAAATCAGCTTAATGGAAAGATTAGCAAAAGAAGATGAAATCACATTTAAAACAGATGAAAAGAAAGAAGTTACATTAAAAGTTAGTGATATATTAGATGATGTAATAATAGTGTTTAACTTAACTCAAAACCCTGATGGAAGATACCACAACTTAAGACACAATGCAAATGGATTTGACTTAAACCGTGACAATGGATACCAAGTTCAACAAGAAACAAAAGCTTTAACAGGACAAATAGCTAAATGGAATCCACTTGTATTCTTAGATTTACATGGATTTATAAAAGAATTCTTAATTGAGCCTTGTACACCACCACATGAACCAAACTTTGAATATGACATGTTAATGGGTGGAGTAATGAATCCAGAAACCAAAGATGTAGATGGAAAACCAGGTGCAATAGAACATGCTAGAGCAATGGGTAATGCTGGAGTTGCAAATTCAAAATACGAAGGATTCATCATGCCAATGTTTGACTATGAATTCGGATGGGATGATGGAGCATTAGGATATACAGGAGTATTCTCACAGATTCATGGTGCAATGGGACATACAGTAGAAATGCCAGATCTAAACCAACACTCCAACGATGCAGTAGTACATGCAATACTAGGTTCAATTAATTATGTAATGAACAATAAAGATGCACTATATAAAAATCAATTAGAAATAAACAGAAGAAGTGTAGAAAATGAAGACAATAGAGCAGTAGACACATGGCATATTGATGAAACTGGAAAACAAATAGGAAGACCAAGAGGAGAAAACGAAAACTTCTTCCCAGAATATTATATTTTACCATTAGATAAAAACCTTCAAAAGAATCCACTAGAAGTATATCATATGGTAGAATACCTAATGAGAAACGGTGTAATAGTTGAAAAAACAACTGAAGAAGTAGAGTTTGATGGAGCTAAATATCCTAAGGGAAGTATTATAGTGTCTATGAGTCAAGCAAAACGTGGTATTGCTAACTCTGCACTGTATGATGGTTCAGATGAATCAAGATGGGCAGGAATGTATGCGGAATTAGTTTCAAACTTCCCAGCTATGAGAGGATTTGACAAAGTAGAAGTAAGAGAAAAAGGACTATTTGATGGGAAAACAGAAGTAGTTAAAGAGGTAACTATACCAACTACTAAGTTTAACGGTTCAGAAGAACGAATTATCATTAGAAACACAAACAATGATGCAATCAAAGCTGTAAATGCTTTACTTAAAGATGGCAAGAAAGTATCTATGATAACAGAAAGCGGTAAAAACTATGAAATGGGAGACTTTGTAGTTTCTAAAACAGATTTAAACAATGTAAAAAATGACTATTATCTTGATGTAATAGGTCTTGAAGATAGTGTAAAAACAAATGAAATTAAAGCTCCAAAGATTAAATTAACACCATCAGGATCAAATTATTCAAGTACAACAGACCACACAAGATTTGTACTAAAAGAATTAGGATTTGAAATAGTAGAAGACAATACTGCAAATGTAATAGTTGACTCTTCAGGAAATGCAGACAAAAAAGATATAGAAGCTGGGAAGTCCTATGTAGGTATTGGCGTAGGAGGACTTTATTTTGCAAAAGAAAATAACATATTACCAGGGTTTGATTACAAAACTACAGATTATTATCATGAAGGATTAATAAAAGGTCATTATGCACAAGATAGCGTAATAAGTGCACCATATGATGAAGATGACTTTATGTATACAGCAAGTGGTTCATTTATCACAAAGGCTCCAAAAACAGCAAAAGTATTAGGAACAATAAGTGACAAAGATGATTTCTATGTAGCTGGATGGTGGCCAGGACATGATGAAGCTAAAGGACAAATATATGCAATAACTGACAAAGTAGGACGTTCAGGAATTACATTATTTGCTGGAGACGTAACTAACAAAGCACACACTCAACACTTATTCAGAATGTTAGCAAATGCTCTATATACTACTCAACCAGAAGATATAAAAGATATCAAAGGTCACTGGGCAGAAGCAAATATTAAAAACTTAGTACAAGATAGTGCAATCGGTGGATATAAAGATGGAACATTTAAACCAAACAATAAGATTACAAGAGCGGAATTTGTAACTATATTAGTTAAGGCTTTTGATTTGGAAGCAGAAGATGGAAAAGGAAAAGTATTTAAAGATACAAAAGAACACTGGGCAAGTGAATATATAAGAATAGCTAATGCTAATGGTATAGTTGATGGTTACAGCGATACTAAGTTCGGTCCTAATGACAATATAACTAGAGAACAAATGGCTGTAATGATAGCAAAAGCTGCAAAACTAGAAGAAGCTAAAGAAGATGTTAAATTTAAAGATGCTGATGAAATATCTTCTTGGGCAGAAACAGCAGTTAAAGTTGCAAAAGAAGCAGGAATAATAAATGGTTATGAAAACAACACATTCAGACCAAAGAACAATGCAACAAGAGCAGAAGCAGTAACAATAATTGTTAATACAATACAATAA